The Victivallis lenta genomic interval AATGCTTGCACGCTATGTTCAGAAGGGTGACGCCATTGATTACCGTCCGGCGGAGGCGGTTGCCGCAGGGGATGTGGTCATCATCGCGGATCTGATCGGGATCGCCCGGCTCGATATCGAAGCCAATACCCTCGGCAGTCTTGCAGTGGTCGGAGTGTTCGATGTTGTGAAAGCGGACGGCGCGATTCCTTCCGGCTCGACGGTCTACTGGGACGCGGGAGCGAAGAAGGCGACCACGGTCAGCGGATCGAACCACTACCTCGGCAAGGCCATTGCGGCGGCGGAGGCGGCCGACGATACGGTTCGTGTGCTCCTCAACGCCCCGTACAGCCTTGCGACGACCTTTGTCGCAGGCGATCCGATCACGGATCTGACCGACAATTCGGGCGGAACTCCGTCCGACACGATTCCCGTTCTCGCCTGTGAAAGCGGGTGTGACTGCAAACACGCAATTGCCTCGCTGA includes:
- a CDS encoding DUF2190 family protein, whose protein sequence is MLARYVQKGDAIDYRPAEAVAAGDVVIIADLIGIARLDIEANTLGSLAVVGVFDVVKADGAIPSGSTVYWDAGAKKATTVSGSNHYLGKAIAAAEAADDTVRVLLNAPYSLATTFVAGDPITDLTDNSGGTPSDTIPVLACESGCDCKHAIASLTKKTNTILAALRAVGIIASE